In Desulforegulaceae bacterium, the following are encoded in one genomic region:
- a CDS encoding TrkA family potassium uptake protein produces the protein MAQQIIIIGLGQFGMSLARTLSERKAEVLAVDPKKNRVEEAASFVTEAVIMDASDETELSSLNPSKRDAVICAIGDDSRESSIICTALLRQMGVPYIVSRANDRVHERILRLVGAHEIINPEMEFGKKFANKLLYRKEIANSPLGDELNLTEIRAQPYMIGKTLAELELPKKFGAIVVGFRKKISGNIVLPNPNLPLNENDTLVIAVNEDLIPQLIKGK, from the coding sequence ATGGCTCAACAAATTATAATAATAGGCCTTGGTCAATTTGGAATGTCACTTGCCAGAACACTTTCAGAAAGAAAAGCTGAAGTACTTGCAGTTGATCCTAAAAAGAACCGTGTTGAAGAAGCAGCAAGTTTTGTAACAGAAGCTGTTATAATGGATGCCTCTGATGAAACAGAACTTTCAAGCCTTAATCCTTCAAAAAGAGATGCTGTTATATGTGCAATAGGAGATGATTCAAGAGAGTCTTCTATTATTTGCACTGCTCTTTTAAGGCAAATGGGAGTTCCATATATTGTTTCAAGGGCAAATGACAGGGTCCATGAAAGAATTTTACGACTTGTAGGAGCCCATGAAATTATAAATCCTGAAATGGAGTTTGGCAAAAAATTTGCCAATAAACTTTTATACAGAAAAGAAATAGCCAATTCCCCTCTTGGAGACGAATTAAATCTTACTGAAATCAGAGCCCAGCCATATATGATTGGTAAAACTCTTGCAGAACTGGAACTTCCAAAAAAATTCGGAGCAATTGTTGTGGGTTTTAGAAAAAAAATATCAGGAAATATTGTACTTCCAAATCCAAATCTTCCTTTAAATGAAAATGACACCTTAGTTATTGCAGTAAATGAAGATTTAATACCACAACTTATCAAAGGGAAATAA